One Punica granatum isolate Tunisia-2019 chromosome 3, ASM765513v2, whole genome shotgun sequence genomic window carries:
- the LOC116200951 gene encoding protein transport protein SEC23: MAVRATVSRFPIDSDAQENSGIPWGITVTPFASKDETGRAPAYGSDGNLLPRCENCWAYFNTYCELDQWAWTCSLCGTLNGLSSQAIARYSLPQSCPEMMSSFIDLELPAEGSEEAIQARPVYVAAIDLSSSEEFLELTKSALLAALEALGPGSLFGLATFSHKIGLYDVQGPVPVVKNVFIPPETDGTLTMELEDVMPLLQFLAPVDTCKDRIASALEMLRPTTSWERPPGGGQAIDGVLMGGRGFGVAMESLFNYLGSEYGNTFALARVFAFLSGPPDFGAGQLDTRRYGEQYASKGEDADRALLPEQTPFYKELAAVAVQAGVCVDIFAVTNEYTDLASLKFLSIDSGGSLFLYSNTDDSTLPQDMYRMLSRPYAFGCILRLRTSSEFKPGHSFGHFFPDPQYENVQHIICCDSYATYAYDFDFANNVGFSRHTSEPPVLQIAFQYTVVVPHEELSEQGKISDNRSMYFLKRRLRIRTIQYTASQNINELYDSVDPEVVLCLLVHKVIQASLEEGVREGRMLLHDWLVILTAQYNDAYNLVQYKNGNALTTQVDVAFSQCPQLQPLPRLVFALLRNPLLRFHEEGVHPDCRIYLQCLFSALEPSSLHCAVYPVLTSYSTPDTLAYPRHSLSRAALITSGSPIYFLDAFTTLIVFYSSTADPSLPFPPPHDCLLRTTINKLKQERSITPKLMFIQGGQDDATAFENYLIEEQDVDGSGFTSVMGFVSFLEEVTQSVLEYMK; the protein is encoded by the exons ATGGCGGTTCGAGCCACGGTGTCCAGGTTCCCGATCGACTCGGACGCGCAGGAGAATTCGGGCATACCGTGGGGGATCACCGTGACGCCGTTCGCCTCCAAGGATGAGACCGGCAGGGCGCCGGCGTACGGATCGGACGGTAACCTGCTGCCCCGCTGCGAGAACTGCTGGGCCTACTTCAACACCTATTGCGAGCTCGACCAGTGGGCGTGGACATGTTCCCTCTGCGGCACTCTCAACGGTCTCTCCTCCCAGGCCATCGCTCGCTACTCCCTCCCGCAGTCGTGCCCCGAGATGATGTCCTCGTTCATTGATCTCGAGCTGCCTG CTGAAGGATCAGAAGAGGCAATTCAAGCTCGACCAGTCTATGTTGCCGCTATTGATTTGTCTT CTTCAGAGGAGTTTTTGGAACTGACTAAGAGTGCCCTGCTAGCAGCTCTCGAAG CTCTTGGTCCTGGTTCACTTTTTGGCCTTGCTACCTTCAGCCACAAGATTGGCCTTTACGATGTTCAAGGCCCCGTGCCGGTGGTGAAAAATGTTTTCATTCCTCCAGAAACTGACGGTACTCTAACTATGGAGCTTGAAGATGTCATGCCATTGTTACAGTTCCTAGCGCCA GTGGACACCTGTAAGGACAGAATTGCATCTGCACTAGAAATGTTAAGGCCGACTACTTCTTGGGAAAGGCCTCCAGGAGGTGGTCAAGCAATTGATGGTGTTTTGATGGGTGGGCGTGGTTTTGGGGTGGCAATGGAATCTCTTTTCAACTATCTTGGTTCAGAGTATGGGAATACATTTGCATTAG CCAGAGTCTTTGCCTTTCTATCTGGTCCTCCTGATTTTGGAGCTGGGCAGCTTGATACAAGACGGTATGGTGAGCAATATGCCAGTAAAGGAGAGGATGCAGACCGTGCTTTACTCCCTGAGCAGACACCATTTTACAAAGAGCTG GCTGCTGTTGCTGTTCAAGCAGGTGTTTGTGTAGACATATTTGCTGTGACAAATGAATATACAGATTTGGCGTCCTTAAAATTTCTTAGCATTGATAGCGGAGGATCTCTTTTCCTATATTCAAACACTGATGATTCGACACTACCTCAAGACAT GTATCGGATGCTGAGTAGACCATATGCTTTTGGTTGCATTTTGCGTTTGAGAACATCTTCAGAATTTAAACCTGGCCACTCT TTTGGTCATTTCTTTCCTGATCCGCAGTATGAAAATGTCCAGCACATCATATGTTGCGATTCTTATGCCACATATGCTTACGACTTTGATTTTGCCAACAATGTGGGTTTTTCCAG ACACACATCAGAGCCTCCAGTTCTACAGATTGCCTTTCAGTATACGGTCGTTGTTCCTCATGAAGAACTTTCAGAGCAGGGAAAGATTTCTGACAATAG GTCCATGTACTTCCTCAAGAGACGCCTAAGGATACGGACTATCCAATATACTGCTTCTCAAAATATCAACGAGCTTTATGATAGTGTGGATCCAGAAGTGGTTTTATGCCTACTTGTTCACAAG GTCATACAAGCATCTTTGGAGGAAGGGGTTCGAGAAGGGAGGATGCTGCTACATGATTGGCTAGTTATCCTCACGGCCCAATACAATGACGCGTACAACCTTGTCCAGTATAAGAATGGAAATGCATTAACTACTCAGGTTGATGTTGCATTCTCGCAATGTCCTCAACTGCAACCTTTACCTCGCCTAGTTTTCGCTCTGCTCCGAAACCCTCTTCTCCGCTTCCACGAGGAAGGAGTTCACCCCGATTGCAGGATCTACCTGCAATGCCTTTTCAG CGCACTGGAGCCAAGTTCTCTTCATTGTGCTGTTTACCCAGTACTTACATCGTACTCCACTCCCGACACACTAGCATATCCTCGTCACTCGTTGAGTCGTGCCGCATTAATTACCAGCGGAAGCCCAATATATTTCCTTGACGCATTCACGACACTAATAGTATTCTACTCTTCAACCGCGGACCCCTCACTTCCTTTTCCTCCGCCTCATGATT GTTTATTGAGGACTACTATCAACAAACTGAAGCAGGAAAGAAGCATCACTCCTAAACTTATGTTCATTCAGGGAGGGCAAGACGATGCTACGGCTTTCGAGAACTACCTAATTGAGGAACAGGATGTTGATGGAAGTGGCTTCACCAGTGTCATGGGCTTCGTTTCCTTCCTCGAAGAAGTCACACAGAGTGTATTGGAGTACATGAAATAG
- the LOC116202029 gene encoding uncharacterized protein At2g27730, mitochondrial: MAMRIAARYVTRRLSSNGKVLSEEEKAAENVYIKKMEQEKLEKLARKGPKPEEAPGSSGGGSVTDAKPSGSSASGASTEKVSTDKYRNYAVLAGTITALGAIGWYLKASKKQPEEAQD, encoded by the exons ATGGCGATGAGAATTGCTGCGAGATATGTTACCCGTAGGCTCTCTAGCAATGGAAAAGTCCTCAGCGAGGAGGAAAAGGCTGCAGAAAATGTCTACATTAAG AAAATGGAGCAGGAAAAATTGGAGAAGCTTGCCCGCAAG GGACCAAAACCGGAAGAAGCACCAGGAAGCTCGGGAGGTGGTTCAGTCACTGATGCTAAACCAAGTGGTTCCTCTGCATCAGGAGCCTCAACCGAGAAAGTCTCTACCGATAAGTACAGGAACTATGCGGTCTTGGCCGGTACTATAACGGCCCTCGGTGCGATCGGATGGTATCTCAAAGCAAGCAAGAAGCAGCCCGAAGAAGCACAGGACTGA
- the LOC116202030 gene encoding uncharacterized protein LOC116202030 translates to MDNPPEIDGDDTSEVLDEPYPAPVTSNVPEGDVEVSSQPPEFITSRRIKEAHARRKVDTDGRERKDEKGRQEKGNRIMEGIQSTMLVSVAVVVVVGLIIAKIAIARRIVGS, encoded by the exons ATGGACAATCCGCCGGAGATAGACGGAGACGACACCTCAGAGGTCCTCGACGAGCCGTATCCAGCCCCGGTAACGAGCAATGTGCCCGAGGGTGACGTGGAAGTGAGCTCTCAACCCCCGGAGTTCATCACTTCTAGGCGAATCAAG GAAGCGCACGCAAGGCGGAAGGTTGACACAGACGGGAGGGAAAGGAAAGACGAGAAGGGAAGACAAGAGAAGGGCAACCGTATCATGGAAGGCATCCAGTCGACTATGTTAGTCTCAGTGGCTGTCGTCGTCGTGGTCGGACTGATAATTGCCAAAATTGCCATAGCCAGGAGAATCGTTGGATCCTGA
- the LOC116199120 gene encoding uncharacterized protein LOC116199120, giving the protein MAVCESIQQVFETPSLPEKPALIETLSPWKNKVVEKSPSFTEIFGELRFQEDPEPSSLFDRPLPMSSGPPSVVGSDVLASGVKDQEEETEHSISQSVPSTPKSDYLASHRKSDSFSSMNSESLQLCTEGLGLESFDDLEDLRIETDENCQFREERRRLYSPSGRLSREFRRSRSMGAGFPPPIPSLSMTGKPWVCFKSYRHDGRFVLKEIRFPTQEFLQASREDGRLRLHFVQPKDEVLEEEAEDEAEEVEERGPVEDRDGGDGKEGVTW; this is encoded by the coding sequence ATGGCTGTCTGTGAGAGCATTCAGCAGGTCTTCGAGACCCCCTCCTTGCCCGAGAAACCGGCTCTCATCGAGACGCTCTCTCCATGGAAGAACAAGGTGGTCGAGAAGTCCCCGTCATTCACCGAGATCTTCGGGGAGCTCCGTTTCCAGGAGGATCCTGAACCTTCCTCCCTTTTCGATCGTCCTCTCCCTATGTCGTCGGGGCCGCCTTCCGTCGTAGGTTCTGACGTCCTAGCTTCCGGGGTGAAAGATCAGGAAGAGGAGACGGAGCACTCCATCAGCCAGTCCGTCCCCAGCACCCCGAAGAGCGACTACTTGGCCTCACACAGAAAGAGTGACAGCTTCTCGTCCATGAACTCCGAGAGCCTGCAACTCTGCACGGAGGGGCTAGGATTGGAGAGCTTCGATGACCTGGAGGACTTGAGGATCGAGACGGATGAAAACTGCCAGTTCCGGGAGGAGAGGAGGCGGCTGTACTCGCCCTCAGGGAGACTCAGCCGCGAGTTCAGGCGATCGAGGTCGATGGGAGCAGGGTTCCCTCCCCCGATCCCGAGCCTAAGCATGACCGGGAAGCCCTGGGTGTGCTTCAAGTCGTACAGGCATGACGGGAGATTCGTCCTAAAGGAGATCCGGTTCCCGACCCAGGAGTTCCTCCAGGCGTCTAGGGAAGACGGGCGGTTGAGGCTCCACTTTGTCCAGCCCAAGGATGAGGTCCTAGAAGAGGAGGCCGAGGACGAAGCGGAGGAAGTAGAAGAGCGAGGACCGGTAGAAGATCGAGATGGAGGCGACGGAAAAGAAGGAGTAACATGGTAG
- the LOC116198707 gene encoding uncharacterized protein LOC116198707 has translation MGKKFKWSWTSALIGAASAAAATAVILAKPRDPTFDLISVDVTSFKLKFPSVEAELLLTVCATNPNIAPAHYSPTTVSIFYDGSLLGSADVAAGSHPSKSCQVLRLPARLDGGKLAHNAGRFFADVARREVVLDTAVDVAGDATIMWWDRKFKVHVDSRVTVDPVFLDVIDQEHKSQLEVSYLW, from the coding sequence ATGGGCAAAAAATTCAAATGGAGCTGGACCTCCGCTCTGATCGGAGCCGCGTCCGCCGCCGCGGCCACCGCTGTGATCCTCGCCAAGCCCAGGGACCCCACCTTCGACCTCATCTCGGTCGACGTCACCTCCTTCAAGCTCAAGTTCCCCTCCGTCGAGGCCGAGCTGCTCCTCACTGTTTGCGCCACGAACCCCAACATCGCCCCCGCCCACTACTCCCCCACCACCGTGTCCATCTTCTACGACGGCTCGCTCCTTGGCTCGGCCGACGTCGCCGCCGGATCCCACCCCTCAAAGTCCTGCCAGGTGCTCCGGCTCCCAGCCCGGCTCGACGGGGGCAAGCTCGCCCACAACGCCGGGCGGTTCTTCGCGGACGTGGCGAGGCGGGAGGTGGTGCTCGACACGGCGGTGGACGTCGCCGGCGACGCGACGATCATGTGGTGGGACCGCAAGTTCAAGGTCCACGTGGATAGCCGCGTGACCGTTGATCCGGTTTTCCTCGATGTGATCGATCAGGAGCACAAGTCGCAGCTCGAGGTCTCCTATTTGTGGTAG